One region of Schistocerca gregaria isolate iqSchGreg1 chromosome 7, iqSchGreg1.2, whole genome shotgun sequence genomic DNA includes:
- the LOC126281524 gene encoding protein roadkill-like — protein sequence MSPAKTICMSECKDLGSLLDADFGMVTLVSGNTRLVVHKAVLEARSPVFAAMLQDMLEDGSDQLSIPDVEGPVLQRLVGYMYTLRLSQLQGLGPQLLAVADRYGVVGLRALCEQLLDVENEDD from the coding sequence ATGTCACCAGCAAAGACGATTTGTATGAGTGAGTGTAAGGACCTGGGCTCTCTGCTAGACGCTGATTTCGGCATGGTGACGCTAGTGTCCGGTAACACGCGACTGGTGGTGCACAAGGCCGTGCTGGAAGCTAGGAGCCCTGTGTTTGCTGCCATGCTGCAGGACATGCTAGAGGACGGCAGCGATCAGCTCTCCATCCCTGACGTAGAGGGCCCGGTGCTGCAGAGGCTCGTGGGCTACATGTACACTCTTAGGCTCTCCCAGCTGCAGGGTCTGGGCCCTCAGCTGCTGGCCGTTGCCGACCGGTATGGCGTGGTTGGCCTCAGGGCTCTGTGCGAACAGCTGCTAGATGTAGAAAACGAGGATGACTGA